A window from Akkermansia muciniphila encodes these proteins:
- the ykgO gene encoding type B 50S ribosomal protein L36, whose amino-acid sequence MKVLSSLASMKRRHADCQIVKRKGTLYVICKSNPKFKARQGATAGTRLSKKGVK is encoded by the coding sequence ATGAAAGTTCTTTCTTCCTTAGCCTCTATGAAGCGCCGCCACGCAGACTGCCAGATCGTGAAGCGCAAGGGCACGTTGTATGTGATTTGCAAGAGCAATCCCAAGTTCAAAGCCCGCCAGGGCGCCACGGCAGGTACGCGTCTTTCCAAAAAGGGCGTCAAGTAA
- a CDS encoding homoserine O-acetyltransferase family protein — protein sequence MQLPSVQTRFLDLPGSFSLRNGTVLDKVRVAYEQYGTLTPEKDNVILLFHALSGSQHAYGYNPEVPGTGSLWKPENHEGWWNSIIGPGRPLDTDRFCIICANYLGGCYGTTGPASPCPADGLPYGSRFPHVEAADQARLQALLLDSLGIDRAHLVGPSVGGLIALSFACQFPERVRSFISIGSGYRASIEHRLSLFEQILAIELDPDFRGGDYYQGPAPKKGLAFARIIGHKAFVYQEGLEQRARKEVGGQSGLLTWMTPTRSTQSYMLHQGTKFAERFDANAYIRIADMWAEFDIRDHAPDGMFKTALAGFRHAGIPALVFSIDTDCCFRPAEQKDFVEQFKAADIPVEFHAIVSTKGHDSFLLEPELYAEPIRRVLG from the coding sequence ATGCAGCTTCCCTCCGTCCAAACCAGATTTCTGGACCTCCCCGGCTCCTTTTCCCTGCGGAACGGAACCGTTCTGGACAAGGTGCGCGTGGCCTACGAGCAGTACGGAACCCTGACGCCGGAAAAGGATAACGTGATCCTCCTGTTTCACGCCCTTTCCGGCAGCCAGCACGCCTATGGCTATAATCCGGAGGTGCCGGGCACCGGCTCCCTCTGGAAACCGGAAAATCATGAAGGGTGGTGGAACAGCATCATCGGCCCCGGCCGGCCGCTGGATACGGACCGCTTCTGCATCATCTGCGCCAATTACCTGGGCGGCTGCTACGGCACCACCGGCCCCGCCAGCCCCTGCCCTGCGGACGGACTGCCCTACGGCTCCCGCTTTCCGCACGTGGAGGCGGCGGACCAGGCCCGCCTTCAGGCACTCCTGCTGGACAGCCTGGGAATAGACCGCGCTCATCTGGTAGGGCCCTCCGTGGGCGGACTGATCGCCCTCAGCTTTGCGTGCCAATTCCCGGAACGGGTCCGGAGCTTCATTTCCATCGGTTCCGGATACCGGGCTTCCATTGAACACCGCCTGTCCCTGTTTGAACAAATCCTGGCCATTGAACTTGATCCGGATTTCCGCGGCGGGGATTATTACCAGGGTCCGGCCCCCAAAAAGGGGCTGGCGTTCGCGCGCATCATCGGCCACAAGGCGTTCGTATACCAGGAAGGGCTGGAACAGCGCGCCAGAAAGGAAGTGGGCGGCCAGTCCGGCCTGCTTACGTGGATGACGCCCACCCGCAGCACGCAGAGCTACATGCTTCACCAGGGGACCAAATTTGCGGAGCGATTTGACGCCAACGCCTACATCCGCATTGCGGACATGTGGGCGGAGTTCGACATCCGCGACCACGCTCCGGACGGAATGTTTAAAACTGCTCTGGCAGGCTTCCGCCACGCAGGAATTCCCGCGCTCGTCTTTTCCATTGATACGGACTGCTGTTTCCGCCCGGCGGAACAGAAGGATTTTGTGGAACAGTTCAAGGCCGCGGACATTCCCGTGGAGTTCCACGCCATTGTTTCCACCAAGGGGCACGATTCCTTCCTGCTGGAACCGGAGCTTTATGCTGAACCTATCCGCAGGGTTCTGGGGTGA
- a CDS encoding glycosyltransferase family 9 protein, protein MTSSPSSDSSPAPRNTFAHHLGMRGFLLMEGLLKLIGMKTLYRLGRVAGGVAWHLLPQRRKIVERNLRIVLGPSLRGKELQQLSRENFKRTIANFLCSAKTSTLTDEQLKKCVTLVGHEEFAAPVLEGRGQVCAIAHSGNWEALARIRVFFPEVERYGSMYRQFDNPLMEEYVYRRRTERGTQMFSKEGGIKAPMKLLKEGAALGVLSDQFVWEGVHVPFFGKVTGTTPLPALLKKRTGAGMVAIAVRTDSPGHWISDMGNVVDFSRSDGSLAGDTMEVNRALETLIGKSVLDVFWMHHRWKSIDRFPPRDEKTSRLLENMKLQPYRILVAMPKALDEALVTAPLVRVLKAARCDVQVNVICPSAQAGVWKAMPEVSHVLPHDSLDQLREALEADEFYNDGPLDMGIMLDQDMETLKALEPYGPMMFSGLDTHPGARKYKFRVTAPVLRAAPPMHRVQSYLELGSLHGLDAWQPAVFPVKKEQVPDEAPILIAPFSSLGPANEWSEEQWAELVPLLPRRAVLAALEEDRERAAALAERLNVELAAGTPEALFPVMDGAAAAVAVDGDIPALCSFRGLPVVTLFSTRLPDVYRPMGLFNRSLYSHQCCTPCFLKECDRDVPCNRNISIQQVLEAVREISGEN, encoded by the coding sequence ATGACTAGTTCCCCTTCATCCGATTCCTCTCCGGCTCCCCGGAATACGTTTGCCCATCATCTGGGGATGAGAGGGTTTCTGCTGATGGAGGGGCTGCTGAAGCTCATCGGCATGAAAACGCTTTACCGTCTGGGGCGCGTGGCGGGTGGAGTGGCATGGCACCTGCTGCCGCAGAGGCGGAAAATCGTGGAGAGGAACCTGCGCATTGTGCTGGGGCCGTCCTTGCGCGGGAAGGAATTGCAGCAGTTGAGCCGGGAAAATTTCAAAAGGACGATCGCCAATTTCCTGTGCTCTGCGAAGACGTCCACCCTGACGGATGAGCAGTTGAAAAAATGCGTTACCCTTGTGGGTCATGAGGAATTTGCCGCTCCCGTGCTGGAAGGGAGGGGGCAGGTATGCGCCATCGCCCACTCCGGCAATTGGGAGGCGCTGGCGAGGATACGCGTGTTTTTCCCGGAAGTGGAGCGTTATGGGTCCATGTACCGCCAGTTTGACAACCCGCTGATGGAGGAATACGTGTACAGGCGCCGTACGGAGAGGGGAACGCAGATGTTTTCCAAGGAGGGGGGCATCAAGGCGCCCATGAAGCTGCTTAAGGAGGGCGCGGCCCTTGGCGTGCTGAGCGACCAGTTTGTCTGGGAGGGGGTGCACGTCCCGTTTTTCGGGAAGGTGACCGGCACCACTCCGTTGCCGGCCCTGCTGAAAAAAAGGACCGGAGCGGGCATGGTCGCGATAGCGGTACGCACGGATTCTCCGGGGCACTGGATATCCGACATGGGGAATGTGGTGGATTTTTCCCGTTCCGACGGTTCTCTGGCGGGAGACACCATGGAAGTGAACCGGGCCCTGGAAACTTTGATCGGCAAATCCGTGCTGGACGTGTTCTGGATGCACCACCGCTGGAAATCCATTGACCGCTTTCCTCCCCGGGATGAAAAAACGTCCCGGCTTCTGGAAAACATGAAGCTGCAGCCGTACCGCATCCTGGTGGCCATGCCGAAGGCTCTGGATGAAGCCCTGGTGACCGCTCCCCTGGTCCGGGTTTTGAAGGCCGCCCGGTGCGACGTGCAGGTGAACGTCATCTGCCCGTCCGCCCAGGCAGGGGTCTGGAAGGCCATGCCGGAAGTCAGCCATGTGCTGCCGCACGACTCCCTGGACCAGCTTCGGGAGGCGCTGGAAGCGGATGAATTTTACAATGATGGCCCGCTGGACATGGGCATCATGCTGGACCAGGACATGGAGACCCTGAAGGCTCTGGAGCCGTATGGGCCCATGATGTTCTCCGGGCTGGATACGCACCCCGGCGCCCGGAAATACAAATTCCGGGTAACGGCCCCCGTGCTGCGTGCCGCCCCCCCCATGCACCGGGTGCAGTCCTATCTGGAACTGGGAAGCCTGCATGGGCTGGATGCGTGGCAGCCTGCCGTGTTCCCGGTGAAGAAGGAACAGGTCCCGGACGAAGCTCCCATTCTGATTGCCCCGTTCTCCAGCCTGGGACCGGCCAATGAGTGGAGTGAAGAGCAGTGGGCGGAACTCGTCCCCCTCCTGCCGCGCAGGGCCGTACTGGCAGCCCTGGAGGAAGACCGTGAACGCGCCGCCGCCCTGGCGGAGCGCCTGAATGTGGAACTGGCGGCGGGAACGCCGGAAGCGCTGTTCCCCGTGATGGACGGCGCGGCTGCGGCCGTGGCGGTAGATGGAGACATTCCGGCTCTCTGCTCCTTCCGCGGCCTTCCGGTGGTGACCCTGTTTTCCACCCGCCTTCCGGACGTTTACCGGCCCATGGGCCTCTTCAACCGCTCCCTGTACAGCCACCAGTGCTGTACTCCGTGTTTCCTGAAGGAGTGCGACCGTGACGTTCCCTGCAACCGTAATATCTCCATACAGCAGGTGTTGGAGGCGGTAAGGGAAATTTCCGGGGAAAATTGA
- the trpB gene encoding tryptophan synthase subunit beta yields MNKEGYFGNFGGRFVPEALRPPLMELEEAMATIMPSREYRDALQDLLVNYAGRETPLTFCLHLSEKLGFRLWLKREDLLHTGAHKINNALGQALLAKMMGKTHLIAETGAGQHGVATATAAARLKMDCTIFMGAEDVERQSMNVMRMKLLGATVFPIESGSRTLKDAINEALRYWISHQEDTLYCFGTAAGPHPFPTLVRQLQSVIGTEARAQMLERAGKLPDVVVACVGGGSNAIGMLHPFVEDEGVRLVGVEAGGTGEPGCYNSAPINLGSPGVLHGHVTMLLQDKDGQIQPSHSISAGLDYPGVGPEHSHLAEIGRVHYGVICDASALNAFQTLTQEEGIIPALESSHAVAWVLDHADELPAGGDVLVNLSGRGDKDLGIVKKYLNL; encoded by the coding sequence ATGAACAAAGAAGGATATTTCGGCAACTTCGGCGGCCGCTTCGTACCGGAAGCGCTGCGCCCCCCGCTCATGGAACTGGAGGAAGCCATGGCCACCATCATGCCGTCCCGCGAGTACCGGGACGCGCTCCAGGACCTGCTGGTCAACTACGCGGGCCGTGAAACTCCCCTCACGTTCTGCCTCCACCTTTCGGAAAAGCTGGGCTTCCGCCTGTGGCTGAAGCGGGAGGACCTGCTGCACACTGGAGCCCACAAGATCAACAACGCCCTCGGGCAGGCCCTTCTTGCCAAAATGATGGGGAAAACGCACCTCATTGCGGAAACCGGGGCGGGGCAGCACGGCGTGGCTACGGCCACGGCGGCGGCCCGGCTCAAGATGGACTGCACCATCTTCATGGGGGCGGAGGACGTGGAGCGCCAGTCCATGAACGTGATGCGCATGAAGCTGCTGGGGGCGACTGTTTTCCCGATTGAGAGCGGTTCCCGCACCCTGAAGGATGCCATTAACGAGGCTTTGCGCTACTGGATTTCCCATCAGGAGGACACCCTGTATTGTTTTGGCACGGCAGCGGGGCCGCACCCGTTCCCCACGCTGGTCAGGCAGCTCCAGTCCGTCATCGGCACGGAAGCCCGCGCCCAGATGCTGGAGCGCGCCGGAAAGCTGCCGGACGTGGTGGTGGCGTGCGTGGGCGGCGGTTCCAACGCCATCGGCATGCTCCACCCCTTTGTGGAAGATGAAGGCGTGCGCCTGGTGGGCGTGGAGGCCGGAGGCACCGGGGAGCCCGGATGCTACAACTCCGCACCCATCAACCTGGGCAGCCCAGGCGTGCTGCACGGCCACGTGACCATGCTTTTACAGGATAAAGACGGGCAGATACAGCCGTCCCACTCCATCTCCGCCGGGCTGGACTACCCCGGCGTGGGGCCGGAGCACTCCCACCTGGCGGAAATCGGCCGGGTTCATTACGGCGTCATCTGTGACGCCTCCGCGCTGAACGCCTTCCAGACCCTGACGCAGGAGGAAGGCATCATCCCCGCCCTGGAATCCTCCCATGCCGTGGCATGGGTACTGGACCATGCGGACGAGCTGCCCGCGGGGGGTGACGTGCTGGTGAACCTCTCCGGCCGCGGAGACAAGGACCTGGGCATCGTTAAAAAATATCTGAACCTTTAA
- a CDS encoding OsmC family protein: MTDTHYTSETENVGQFRCESTYIPSNITFATDLPASFEGRAEFPSPGVMLGSTLASCMISLVSVVAARKGVDLKGMRILARPVESSKGIEKIELKAIMPLEGTHPLRAMLEKTALSCPVHQALRPDLETPIEWEWK, translated from the coding sequence ATGACTGATACTCATTACACCTCCGAAACGGAGAATGTCGGACAGTTCCGCTGTGAAAGCACCTATATTCCCTCCAATATCACCTTTGCCACCGACCTGCCCGCTTCCTTTGAAGGCCGCGCAGAGTTCCCCTCCCCCGGTGTGATGCTCGGTTCCACGCTTGCCTCCTGCATGATCAGCCTGGTTTCCGTAGTTGCGGCCAGAAAGGGAGTGGACCTGAAAGGCATGCGCATTCTCGCGCGTCCGGTGGAATCCTCCAAGGGGATTGAAAAGATTGAACTGAAGGCCATCATGCCCCTGGAAGGCACCCATCCCCTCCGCGCCATGCTGGAAAAGACGGCCCTGAGCTGCCCGGTGCACCAGGCGCTCCGCCCGGACCTGGAAACGCCCATCGAATGGGAATGGAAGTAA
- a CDS encoding autotransporter outer membrane beta-barrel domain-containing protein, with protein sequence MTIPLPLRRILMTSVLIPVSLSFSASAADFMVDAAQTSDPAHNIYTTLNDLASSGSLAAGDTVVLNNDDASLTTSLTVPVNFRSDDPDMPCTVDLSGLRNNPMYNLAEGEYTLDMDSVIWANGNRRVIQAQGGDISLEITGHVQFLNNSVLSGTGLNAGGAIYMSGVHSIMALGDHAIFHGNHAYSYGFNYDTSYGGAIYMSGNNSTIMTFGDHASFSDNYAYGSSDGAGGAIYMKGNNISLTIRNGASFTNNYAFVNGGAIFLDGNNTDTFSRFLAFTHDVLFSGNMTGGTFTQHDDGSFSVENGIANSIHVSGTNHLQLAAAQGREVRFNDPITSSAYSTVTLSLNQYTDDEGNSHATDGSVIFSGELYQGDDAHLVASRYSNFKGQTTLYGGALILEHNVVFGSAGLRNDTSMTLEHGTLEITGGSVINAASFSITNGDVVLRPGTSAFINAKDVDLSHGFVFDMQKQAQETATRADAGHGLSISASGSFLLGGAIGVMDTGTTADYFYADNSWAQQRTFIVLTDSEQTHTDDFSGAHSLATGSGQVDSPYAYTGSWSHQWVDADGDGFPEQLQLVWSPDEDAAIRDILPELAGALAMNSLWSSASNAQGMSTAALGNLDAPRFITGPENNYWVKGMGDFLNHASEGARDGFGYHGGGYSVGADRRITSHAILGLGFGDLYGRMRGRSFAGDIDQQTRIGMLYGGWYKNLDKNNALLVTGTAGYGWTDNKMNSSHTGNWSHGKWTNETLFGTFNGKWSRRVNGTLAVDFMLGLEYTDVTQEAFTETGWDARRFEKGHLKNLSVPVGVGFTHRSELKGREWIAGVSVSYVPDVYRENPAAQAERLLNGYRWEAKGTAPDRNAVRVNVNSSLQLNARWRTYAGYEFEGRSKATAHRFNAGVSYAY encoded by the coding sequence ATGACCATACCTTTGCCGCTGCGCCGCATCCTGATGACCTCCGTGCTGATTCCCGTTTCCTTGTCCTTCTCCGCCTCCGCTGCGGATTTCATGGTAGACGCCGCCCAGACTTCCGACCCGGCCCATAACATTTACACCACTCTGAATGATCTGGCCTCCTCCGGCTCCCTGGCTGCCGGGGATACGGTGGTTCTGAATAATGACGACGCTTCCTTGACGACCAGCTTGACCGTTCCTGTCAACTTCCGTTCGGATGATCCGGACATGCCGTGCACGGTGGACTTATCCGGACTGCGGAACAACCCCATGTACAATCTTGCAGAGGGCGAGTATACGCTGGATATGGACTCCGTCATCTGGGCCAATGGCAACAGAAGGGTGATTCAGGCGCAAGGCGGCGATATATCCCTGGAAATCACCGGTCATGTTCAATTCCTCAATAATAGCGTTTTATCTGGCACCGGCCTCAATGCTGGAGGGGCGATTTATATGAGTGGAGTCCATTCAATAATGGCCCTGGGAGACCACGCAATCTTCCACGGCAATCATGCCTACAGCTACGGCTTCAACTACGACACCAGCTACGGCGGAGCGATTTATATGAGTGGAAACAATTCAACAATAATGACTTTTGGAGACCATGCTTCCTTTTCAGACAATTACGCCTACGGCTCCTCCGATGGCGCCGGCGGAGCGATTTATATGAAAGGAAACAACATATCCCTAACCATCAGGAACGGAGCCTCATTCACCAATAATTATGCTTTCGTTAATGGCGGAGCTATTTTCCTGGATGGGAATAATACCGACACGTTCAGCCGGTTCCTGGCCTTCACCCATGACGTTCTCTTCAGCGGCAACATGACCGGGGGAACGTTCACTCAACACGATGACGGCTCCTTCTCCGTGGAAAACGGCATTGCCAACTCCATTCATGTATCCGGAACCAACCATCTTCAACTGGCAGCCGCCCAAGGAAGGGAGGTTCGCTTTAATGACCCCATCACCAGTTCAGCCTACAGCACCGTCACCCTCTCCCTCAACCAATACACGGACGACGAAGGCAACTCCCACGCTACGGACGGCTCCGTCATCTTCAGCGGGGAACTCTACCAGGGAGACGACGCCCACCTCGTGGCCAGCCGCTACAGCAACTTCAAGGGACAAACCACCCTCTACGGCGGCGCCCTCATCCTGGAACATAATGTCGTCTTCGGCAGTGCCGGCCTGCGGAACGATACCTCCATGACTCTGGAACACGGCACTCTGGAAATCACCGGGGGCAGCGTCATCAATGCCGCCTCCTTCTCCATCACGAATGGGGACGTCGTCCTGCGGCCCGGAACCAGCGCCTTCATCAATGCCAAAGACGTCGATCTCTCCCACGGCTTCGTCTTTGACATGCAGAAGCAGGCGCAGGAAACCGCCACCCGGGCAGACGCCGGGCACGGACTATCCATTTCCGCCTCCGGCTCCTTCCTTCTGGGCGGCGCCATAGGCGTCATGGACACGGGCACTACCGCGGACTACTTCTATGCAGACAATTCCTGGGCGCAGCAGCGTACCTTCATTGTGCTGACGGACTCGGAGCAGACTCACACGGATGACTTTTCCGGCGCCCATTCACTGGCTACCGGCTCCGGCCAGGTGGACAGCCCCTATGCCTACACGGGCTCCTGGAGCCACCAGTGGGTGGATGCGGATGGTGACGGATTTCCGGAACAGCTGCAGCTTGTCTGGTCGCCTGATGAAGACGCCGCCATCCGGGACATTCTGCCGGAACTGGCAGGAGCCCTGGCGATGAATTCCCTGTGGTCCTCCGCCTCCAATGCCCAGGGCATGTCCACAGCCGCCCTGGGTAATCTGGACGCCCCGCGCTTTATCACCGGACCGGAAAATAATTACTGGGTCAAGGGCATGGGGGATTTCCTCAACCACGCCTCCGAGGGAGCCCGGGACGGCTTTGGCTACCACGGCGGCGGCTATTCCGTGGGAGCGGACAGGAGAATCACCTCCCACGCCATCCTGGGCCTGGGCTTCGGAGACCTGTACGGCAGGATGCGCGGGCGCAGCTTTGCGGGGGACATTGACCAGCAGACCCGTATCGGCATGCTCTATGGCGGCTGGTACAAGAATCTTGACAAAAACAATGCGTTACTGGTGACGGGAACCGCGGGTTACGGCTGGACGGACAACAAGATGAATTCCTCCCACACGGGGAACTGGTCCCACGGCAAGTGGACCAATGAAACCCTGTTCGGAACATTCAACGGGAAGTGGAGCCGCCGCGTGAACGGAACCCTCGCCGTGGACTTCATGCTGGGGCTGGAATACACGGACGTCACGCAGGAAGCGTTTACGGAAACGGGCTGGGACGCGAGGCGCTTTGAGAAAGGGCATTTAAAAAACCTGTCCGTACCGGTGGGAGTTGGCTTCACCCACCGCAGCGAACTGAAAGGCAGGGAATGGATTGCCGGAGTTTCCGTGAGCTATGTGCCGGACGTGTACCGCGAAAACCCGGCCGCGCAGGCGGAAAGACTGCTCAACGGGTACCGCTGGGAAGCAAAGGGAACGGCGCCTGACCGTAATGCGGTAAGGGTGAATGTGAACAGCTCCCTTCAACTGAACGCGCGCTGGAGGACATACGCGGGGTACGAGTTTGAGGGAAGGAGCAAGGCCACGGCGCACCGGTTTAACGCCGGGGTCAGTTATGCCTATTGA
- a CDS encoding MBL fold metallo-hydrolase, with translation MKICKGLHQIRVDFQVTPEIKRFVYIYLIEGAACYLVDSGVGGSEKAIFSYMQGIGRKPEEIKGIFLTHAHPDHIGSASVIRELTGCTVYASQGERRWIENIDLQFKERPIPNFHALAGASTQVDTVVRDGDVITPEPGMEIKVVGSRGHSCDGVSYWLRDREALFTGDAIPAENDVPIYINKDWSIHTLHRLANLSPVRFYCPAWDKAYTGLEGTEAIARALDLIEDIQRGVDAVINSRPAADRATLTSQICTELGMERFLRNPLFAGTIASHLPSGMLDIFPQGPK, from the coding sequence ATGAAGATCTGTAAAGGGCTGCACCAGATCCGGGTGGATTTCCAGGTGACGCCTGAAATCAAGCGGTTTGTGTATATCTACCTTATTGAGGGGGCCGCCTGCTACCTGGTTGATTCCGGCGTAGGCGGAAGCGAGAAGGCCATTTTTTCCTACATGCAGGGAATAGGACGGAAACCGGAGGAGATTAAAGGGATTTTCCTGACACACGCGCACCCGGACCACATCGGCAGTGCATCCGTCATCAGGGAACTCACGGGCTGCACCGTTTATGCAAGCCAGGGGGAGCGACGGTGGATTGAGAATATTGACCTGCAATTCAAGGAACGCCCCATTCCCAACTTCCACGCGCTGGCAGGGGCATCCACCCAAGTGGACACCGTAGTCCGGGACGGAGACGTCATCACGCCGGAACCGGGGATGGAAATCAAGGTTGTGGGGTCCCGGGGACATTCCTGTGACGGGGTCTCCTATTGGCTGCGGGACCGGGAGGCCCTGTTTACCGGAGACGCCATTCCCGCGGAGAATGACGTTCCCATTTACATCAACAAGGACTGGAGCATCCACACCCTGCACCGCCTGGCGAATCTTTCCCCGGTACGGTTTTACTGCCCCGCATGGGACAAGGCTTACACGGGCCTTGAAGGCACGGAAGCCATCGCTCGGGCGCTGGACCTCATTGAAGATATCCAGAGGGGAGTGGATGCCGTAATAAACAGCCGGCCCGCGGCGGACAGGGCCACGCTGACCAGTCAAATCTGCACGGAGCTGGGCATGGAAAGATTTTTAAGGAATCCCCTGTTTGCCGGAACGATCGCGTCACACCTGCCCTCCGGTATGCTGGATATTTTCCCACAGGGTCCTAAATAA
- the trpA gene encoding tryptophan synthase subunit alpha, with the protein MQKSPLQEAVERAHALGRRAVIPFITAGFPDRESFWTHLERIDGAGADIIEIGVPFSDPVADGPFIEQASRDALARGVSLKWILDGLKARKGRFSAKLALMGYVNPFYQYGLERLALDAAEAGVSGFIIPDMPLEESGIFRDAFDPHGLTLVTLVAPNTSVERMREYKPHTSGFVYVVSVLGTTGGKVDLTQSVTETMRRARSVFDVPLALGFGLQTPDQLDALPEDARPDAAVLGSALLRHIAEGKDAAEFLGKWTGK; encoded by the coding sequence ATGCAGAAATCACCGTTGCAGGAAGCCGTGGAGCGCGCCCATGCCCTCGGCAGGCGCGCCGTCATCCCCTTCATCACCGCCGGATTTCCGGACAGGGAATCCTTCTGGACCCATCTGGAACGGATTGACGGAGCCGGTGCGGACATCATTGAAATAGGCGTTCCCTTCTCGGACCCCGTGGCGGATGGCCCGTTTATTGAACAGGCCTCACGGGACGCCCTGGCCCGCGGCGTCAGCCTGAAATGGATTCTGGACGGGCTGAAAGCCCGCAAGGGCCGCTTTTCCGCCAAACTGGCGCTGATGGGGTACGTGAACCCCTTTTACCAGTACGGGCTGGAACGTCTTGCCCTGGATGCGGCGGAAGCCGGAGTCAGCGGCTTCATCATTCCGGACATGCCGCTGGAGGAATCCGGCATCTTCAGGGATGCCTTTGACCCCCACGGCCTGACGCTCGTCACGCTGGTGGCTCCCAACACCTCCGTGGAACGCATGCGGGAATACAAGCCCCACACCTCCGGCTTCGTTTACGTGGTTTCCGTGCTGGGGACCACGGGAGGAAAGGTGGACCTGACGCAAAGCGTCACGGAAACCATGCGCCGCGCCCGGTCCGTATTTGACGTGCCGCTGGCGCTGGGCTTCGGCCTCCAGACGCCGGACCAGCTGGACGCCCTGCCGGAAGACGCCCGTCCGGATGCCGCCGTTCTCGGCAGCGCCCTGCTCAGGCACATTGCGGAAGGGAAGGATGCGGCGGAATTCCTGGGCAAATGGACCGGAAAATAA
- a CDS encoding DUF1330 domain-containing protein, with translation MSYYFIVTVSLTGDAHSPYDSYVREVKPIVEKHGGEYLARTNEVIPLTDGWNPDRVIIIRFPSREKLERCFSSEEYRQIKSLREDSVKSHAIIVKGTDGDEDL, from the coding sequence ATGAGTTACTATTTTATTGTCACGGTTTCTTTAACCGGAGATGCCCACTCCCCGTATGATTCCTATGTCAGGGAAGTGAAGCCCATTGTTGAAAAGCACGGCGGCGAATACCTGGCCAGGACCAACGAGGTTATTCCGTTGACTGACGGCTGGAACCCGGACCGTGTGATTATCATCCGGTTTCCCTCCAGGGAAAAGCTGGAACGCTGCTTTTCCTCAGAAGAGTACCGGCAGATCAAATCCCTGCGTGAGGATTCCGTGAAAAGCCATGCCATCATCGTGAAGGGAACGGATGGTGATGAAGATCTGTAA